TCTTATGATCTTGGTAATGGCTTTGGGCATATTGCAATAGAAGTTGAAGATGTCTATAAGGCTTGTGACAAGATCAAAGCTCAAGGTGGCAAAGTAGTTCGCGAGGCTGGACCAATGAAACATAGCACTACTGTTCTTGCATTCGTTGAAGATCCAGATGGCTACAAGATTGAGCTTTTGAGTCCAAAGAGACAAGATTAAAGACATGTTAAAATCATAAGCAATGGAAAACTTCACAGAAATTCTCAACTTCAGTCTCCCTGCAATCATAGGCCTAGTCTTTGGTTTAGTGATTGCTAGCTTCAAGAAACCCAAAGCCAAATCAATACTTAGTGGTGCAGATAATGAAACCAAACTTGAGAACGAAGTCTTGCAAGATAGAGTCAAGCAACTTGAAGCCAAGATCAAGACCCTTGAGCGTGCAATTGAGATATCTAGCTAGATTGACGAGAGCGCGGATGAAACTCTTGATAAGCCCTTGCCAAACGATAATCCTTATCCTTCACAAAGGGTCTATAAAAAGCACTGAGTTTAGTAGCCAATAGCTTTTCAATCTCTTCAATACTCATAGCCTTGTCTAATAAGTGAATAATTCTACTGCGTTTAAGATAGACCAAACGTAAATCACGATTAGCAAGTAATTGCTGCAAATCAGTCCCTGTCATGCGACTATCATCTGCACGCAACAATGATTTCACAAATAAAGGATCGGTCAAAGTCATTGAATCCTTGGCTCTTGCTAGAATTATACGATGCTCTTTAAAATACAAACGCATGTTGCCGGCAAGGCTATCACTTAGAACCAAGTCACTGCCACGGATACGCAGAGTATTGCTTGCTTGATTATAATGCTCAAGATTCAACTCAATCAGTTCATCTTGAGCAAGATAGAGCTCATAAATCAAAGCAATGATCAATTCATCATAAACAAAATCATTAGAGAAATCCTGAAATAGATCTTGTTCTTGGTAATAATCATAGTCTTCGTGATTAAACGAGACTCGCAATTTCCAAAACGGATTATTCTCAAGGTTCAACCAATTAGTAAATTGTCTTAAGCTACTAAGCTTGGCAACAAAACTTGACTCCATATATTTTTCTTCAAGTACGTTGATGTAGCGATTGACATACTTAGAGTGAATATCAGCATCATCCTGTTCTTTTAAATAATCAAGAAATAAATTAATATCACGCCTGATGTTAATGATAGTGGCCTGAGATTTGGTCTCTGCCAAATAATCAACGAAATAAGAAAGCAATTCTTGATTGATTTGGTATGAAGACATGGCTAATAAGGGTTTCACTTATTCTTAGAGTCCTTTATCATTTCTCTAAGCTCATCATCCAAACCATACTTGTCGACAAATTTGACTATCAAAGGCGTATTTGGGTGCCAACCAACCTTGATTAGATGACGCAAGTGGTCAAGTGGATTTGTATTTTTATTTAAAGTACTAGATTCTGCATCTATGACTTCTTCTTCAGCCATAGAGTTATTTTAACACGTTAGCTGAACTAGTGTTGCGCATTGAGGATGTCTATTCAACCGTAATATCTTCTGGGGCAACTTCTTCAACACTAGGCTGGTCATGTCCTGGTTCCGTAATTGGTTGAGACTCAAATACAGCACCATTGACCTGTGGCACAAGTTCTTTCAACTCATCGATGCTCAAATCGTCAATTGATTTTTCTTCTATTGCATCAATTTCTTGTTGAATAATATCCTCTGCCGTCATGGTTTCATCGTGTTCAGGAGCTTTCCAAATAGTCTCATCATCAAATTCAACCTTGGAAATCTCAGCATAGTAATAAGCATCTTGTCTATAATGTTTGTCTCGCTTGAAACTGACTTTCTGAAGGGCACCAGGCATAAATAAATCAATACTATTGGCTTCTATTGTTCTATAAACCCAATCTTGAAATGGGTGCTTCAAAGTCCAAGCGATCCTATAAGCAAGAATTTTTTTACCAGAGACATTCTGAACTTTAAGATGATAGGTATCTAGGATACCAGTGAAAGTCTTAAAATGATTTGAGCCACGATCATCAACTCTAGCTTCTACAATGAGTACTGGAGCGTCAACGTGATTGATCACATGGACAGTTTGTCGATGATGTTTTTTAAACGGTATTAAAAAATCCTCAAAATCCAAAAAACTCTTTGCTGGTTGCAAAGAACAAACAAATAAAACAACAACTAGTAACGGTACAAATTTTCTCACTTTATAATCCTTCAAACGCTTGCAAATAGACTTCTGCTACATCATCCCCAGTTTTAATATTAGGAGTAATCAAAATCAACAATTCACGAAGATTTTTGTCTTTTGAATTGTTACCAAAAAGATCACCAATTATTGGTATTCTACTGAGAAATGGTAACTCATTAGTTCTAGCTTTTCCTTTTCTATCATCAAACAAACCACCTATTGCGATAGTTTCATGGTCAGCAATCTGAATCTCGGAAGAAATACTTCTTCTAACTGTTTTGGCTGGAACACCAGTAACGGGATTAATAGTATCGTTAGCCGAAACCTCTATCTGCACCTTCACCGTCACGATTCCGCCACCACCTACTATAGGAGTGATATCCATCGAGTTACCAGCTGTAATCCTTTGGATTCTTTGGTTCTGTACAATCCCCGCTCCCTGAGTATTTGCCTCACCCGAATTTAAAACTACGTTAACATCTTCATCAAAATTAATCTTGGCACTCTTGCCACTAGTAACGAGTAATCTCTGATTAACTTTAATTTGAGAGTTATTACTATTTTGTCCATATGTTGGAGCCGTATTAAAAATCCCAAGCTCTTCTTTTCCGAGGTCAAGATTGATACCACTACCAGATGAACGTCCAATTACAAATGGTGCTTGATAAAGATTATGGGCGCGACTAAAACCTTGTGACACTTCAACAAGTTTGACAACCAGCTCTACTTGAGGGATTGGCTTATCAATTGTTCTAATAAAATCATACAACTGTGTAAGTTCAGACTTAGAACCTTCTGCAATAAAGGCATTTTGGTTGTCACTTACTTGCACCAAATTCT
This portion of the Cyanobacteriota bacterium genome encodes:
- the gloA gene encoding lactoylglutathione lyase is translated as MRLLHTMLRVTDLEKSIKFYTEILAMKLLRRKDYPEGKFTLAFLGYGDESSNTAIELTHNWETDSYDLGNGFGHIAIEVEDVYKACDKIKAQGGKVVREAGPMKHSTTVLAFVEDPDGYKIELLSPKRQD
- a CDS encoding site-specific integrase codes for the protein MSSYQINQELLSYFVDYLAETKSQATIINIRRDINLFLDYLKEQDDADIHSKYVNRYINVLEEKYMESSFVAKLSSLRQFTNWLNLENNPFWKLRVSFNHEDYDYYQEQDLFQDFSNDFVYDELIIALIYELYLAQDELIELNLEHYNQASNTLRIRGSDLVLSDSLAGNMRLYFKEHRIILARAKDSMTLTDPLFVKSLLRADDSRMTGTDLQQLLANRDLRLVYLKRSRIIHLLDKAMSIEEIEKLLATKLSAFYRPFVKDKDYRLARAYQEFHPRSRQSS